The genome window GGTAGTGGACGGAAAGCCTCAGAACAAAATTGATGTAACCGGCAGTTTCGTACACCATATAGTTTTGTATCTTATGTGTGGTAGGATGTACTTGGTAGTGCGGATGTTTGGAATGTGGTTCTTAAAGACTCAGGTTGGCTGAGTAAAGTAtagccaaacattttttttcgtgttACTTCCATGACCCTGAGCGTAGTTCTCATTGAGCATCTGATCTATGCGTATTGCGTTGGCTGTCAACCTATAGCGATTCCCTGTCTTTGAGCTAtccgcaaacaagcgatttttgtcgctgtTACCTGTGCCGTAGCGTTTCAGAAGATGAGTGATTGCGCCTTTACTGGTAATCGGTGGCAGCTCTGCAATTCAAaactaaattggttgtttattcatttttttgcgATAAAACGCGATCGTTAGTGGAGAACTTTAAAAACTCTATTTTATTGTTGTAGGTTGGCTATATGAAGTGACAGGGTATTACGACTCTTCCATCTACCTCGTAGGTGCCCTCATTGTCGCAAGTTCTCTCGTACTGGTCTGGCCATACATGAGCCACAGACGAAGGCATGCGAAGGAAGTGGCCATCATAGGAGACCAGGTCAAGGCACTAAGTGTTGGAAGTATGGGAATGCTCGGAAGTCAACGTATGACTTATGGTCTCCAAGAGGTTTTAAGGTCTGAAATATCAGTTGACAAGTTATGAACAAAGGACTTTCAGATAGGATAAAGAGTCAGAAGTGTTCATCAATACTTTGAAATAGTTTTCTAAGAGGTCGGTGAATAGGCCTTTGATTTGCACTTAAATCATTGACCTGCTCACTGTGTGACTCGCTTGAAAGAATTAAACGGATGGTCCTGGAAGAAAGCATCGGACTTTGTATTCATAAGTCGTACAAGTCTTTTTTTAATTGTACCACCTATAAAACCTGAATATTTAAGAATAACATAGCTGGTAGGAGTACACAGAACGTTGTCCATCATAAATATATTAGAGGAGATAGAACTGTATTTATATTTAGGATAACATTGTTCTTGTTAAACAATACCACTAGATGGCCACTTTTACCGATATACTCCTTATGTAGATCgtattacaaatacatgtaccagaaaTAAAAAGTGTTTTTCGTAAGGTTTTTTCAATGACCGATTTCAAATGAAAAGGAAATCTGCGCAATCACAATCCTGCCATAGTATATCATTAGAAAACTAAATTTCTGACAATATGCTAAAACTGCATTGGATTTTGTGCCCTAGTTTGGGAAAAATCGTTTGACGTAAGTGTTGATATCTATTTAAATTAGACTATATATGTCCGTCCAAACTCATCAGATTTGTCGTTGCAGTATATATGACCATCACATCTCCATTTCGACGGAAGACAGCTTGtagcattgtcacaaccaaactgcTCGGACGTACAGGTCGTTGTTCAATCACATGTGAGCTCGTCTGCTCCATCGGTGCAATCTTCCTCACCATCACACTTCCAAGGGTTCGGGATACATTTTTTCTCCTGTCTGCATAGAAATTCTGTCGATTCGCACTCGTGAACGGTCGTGGTGCAGTCATCTTCGTCAGTACCGTCCGCACAATCTTCATCACCGTCACATTTCCAACGAAGTGGAAGACAACTGCGGTTATCACATCTGAATTCTGTTGAGTTACACTGAATTTCAAGAGCGCATCCTACTTCGTCTAGACCATCGATACAGTCGTCCTCTCGATCACACTTCCACCGGATTGGGATACATTTTTTCTCCTGCCCGCATAGAAATTCTGTCGAGTTGCACTGAACGGTAGTGGTGCAGTCATCTTCGTCAGCACCGTCCGCACAGTCTTGATCACCGTCACATTTCCAACGAAGTGGAAGACAACTGCGGTTATCACATCTGAATTTTGTTGAGTCGCACTGAATTTGATCAGGACAACCAACTTCGTCGGCGCCATCGAGACAATCGTTTGCTCCATCACACTTCCAAAGGTTTGGGATACATTTGTTCTCCTGCCCGCATAGAAACTCTGTCGATTTGCACTGAACGGTCATGGTGCAGTTATCTTCGTCAGTACCGTCCGCACAGTCTTGATCACCGTCACATTTCCAACGAAGTGGAAGACAACTGCGGTTATCACATCTGAATTTTGTTGAGTCGCACTGAATTTGATCAGAACAACCAACTTCGTCGACGCCATCGAGACAATCATTCTCTCCATCGCACTTCCAAGAGTTCCGGATACATTTCTTCTCCTTGCTGCATAGGAATTCTGTCGATTTGCACTGACCAGTCTCGTCGCAGTCAGCCTCGTCGCTACCGTCCGAACATTCTACCATACCGTCACATTTCCAACTCGATGGGAGACACATCTTTTTATCACGACATCTGAATTGTGTTGAGTCGCACTGACTTTGATCAGGACAAGCAACTTCGTCGACGCCACCTTGACAATCGTCCTCACCATCGCACTTCCAAGAGCTTGGGATACATTTCTTTTCCTCGCCGCATAGGAACTCAGTCGACTTGCATTGGGCATGATTGTCGCAGCCAGCTTCGTCAGTTCCGTCGATACAGTCTCGATCACCGTCACATCTCCAACTAAGTGGACTACAACTAATGTTATCACATCGGAATTGTGTTGAGTCACACTGGATAACATCAGGGCATCCCACTTCGTCTAAACCATCGAGACAATCTCTCTCCCCGTCACATTGCCAACTCCCTGCTATACACGATTTGGTCTCTCTACAAAAGAATTCGTTCGATTTACATGGAGAACACCCAACCTCATCCGATTTATCGGAACACTGTCGCTCTCCATCGCATTTCCAAAGAAGTGGAAAACATCCACTTTTGTTGTCGCAGCGAAATTCATCTGAGTTACAGAGAATTTTTGCGTTACACAAGACTTCATCCGAATCATCTGCACAATCTTTCTCACCGTCACATCTCCAGCTAAAGGGAATACACTTCCTTCCATCTGTACACAGGAATTGCCCCGAGTGACATTTTACCTTTAGTGAGAAGAATTAAAGATTAAGTGAATTAACAGtggtattttttaatatttttgatTTCGAAATTTTCCTCTTCTGTGTAAATTTTCAAGTACAAAATGCTCTTATAGAATAATGTTTGCTTCTTTTAAACGTCATATAGATAGTACTAGAAATCACTTTAACGCATTCCACCTCCGGCTAGCCAAACATAAACTGGTTCAATTCAGTAGCCATAATATTCAACCTGATCTGCTCACAGGTGTTGTTTCTGGGTCGTTTGAACACTCTTTGTTATTACAGTAATGAAGGGCAGTGCAGCTATAATCTACTAATCAATATTCAAGGGCTAAtgcaatgttgatattttgcatACGCCGCGATGATTACTAACAATCatgatttgttgtttttttatattttagcCTGCACTTGTTTCTTACCTGACCAGGGCACTGTCTCTCGTCAGATCCATCTGCGCAATCCTCAGTGTCATCGCACTTGTATTTCTTGTTGAAACACCCGGTTCCATTCTTACACGGGATATGGTCTGGCTGTTCACACAGCTCGAGCTTTGCTTCAGTCGACTTACCTATTTGGAACAGAATATTAAAATAAATCTACTTATAaccatttctttcaaaacttaatCATCTTCATCTACCAGCTATTTGATAGATCCAGGATATGTTTTCTACTGAATGGTATAATTTTTTGGTGGCTGATAATTTGAAAAATGAGCGCACTGATAGGGCACTTTTACTAATTGGGAAATATCACTGTCTGCCAAGCTGTCGAATTCTGATAATTTTTCCATTATCATTCTTGTTGTACTCATGTCAGAGAGATTTTCTGTCAAATCACAAAGTTACAATTCTTAAGGACTGTTGTAGAAGTAGACATCcttaaattaaaagaaaaactaacttagagaattttttttcaagaattatcaaaacaaaagggaaaaacatttattgaaatatttgaaaatgaaatttccttATTCCCTTTTATACAAAAGAACGTCAAAACTGACTTGAGCTAGTTTAATAAGTTTCAactatgtttttaaaacagtacGCACTACCATAGCCTCCGTATAAATTGTTCGAAACCGCGTCAAGAACTTGTACAGGACACTTGGGCAGCGTGACGCACACTTGGGCAGCGTGACGCGCACTTGtataaaatttcaatatctAGATCTGTCATGAAGATTGTACCATTATCCAACCTCGGCAATCTGGTTGGCTCTTCGAACGGCAACATTCCAACGCGTTGGAAAATCTGCATTATTTTTCTGAAGCCGAAATCGTGCCAATGATTTACAAATAAAGTTATCTCATTGTAAATGTCGTAGCCGGTAAATTTTACTTGACATCTGATACAAGGCAGCgctgaaataaatattttgtattaCTTTGTATTTGGTtacggagaaatcggtaaagaAACAGCGGGATCTGGATACCGCTTACGGTTTTGTAACATGTTGCGGCCAATCGATTTCTCTGGAAAATATCATCCACTATATGTTGGCGACCTTCGTACAGCCAAGCATGCAGTCGACCCGGCCATTTCCAAGCATAAATCAGCACCTAGGCATAAATACCCTAAATAATGCACTCATTACCCCAAACTGCCGTTTTTAGTCTTGAATGAATGCATTAAAAGTTTTTTGGTCATCAACAATTCGGGGTAAATTGCCTCTTCCATAAATGTTCGATAAATTGAgaaatgacgtcaatggagcaGGTAATTATTTAGGGGTTGAGTTATTAATACTGATCATTTGTTGGACCGAGTGTACAAATGCAAATGTGTCCTACATTTAAATTCGTTATGAAAATCGTTGTATATAGGCATCGAATGCAAGTGATTTGTAGACCTTAAACAGCATACAATTTTACATTgcatgaaaatacaaaaaaaaaccCTCTTCAATAATGGGtcaaaagtgaagaaaataccaaaaaaacaCCTATATTTTATGAATAAACATGCTTTGTGGTGTGGAAAATCTACGTAAAATAATCATTGGAGTCATTGCACTCTGCCTGTCAGAAATCCTTTGGGATTTCATGTATAAATATTGACTATTTTAGTCCTAATTTAGGCCATACCGTCGAAACTAATCCTTCCCTATTAAACAGTTGAACACCGATTTTTTCCGGCTTGCAAGCTCTCGATCTGCAGTTTTGAGCTTTCTGAACTGGAATAGGCCCCCAAAAATTCGATTCGTACGATCTGTGAATAAGATCTGGCTCTCTGGCAGTAAAACAATATCACTAATAATATGCTACTCCTACATTCTTTCACAGTTTGGTATACATTTCAAtaatttacttgaaaaagcaaagaaattgaGAACGAAATCAGCAAAATCAGCATAAGATTTGATTTATACTCACAGTCTGCGTAGGAAAACAGTAACAAAACGAGTCCGAAGCCGATGGCGAGAACATAAAAACGTGCCATGTTCCAGCACTAAGCTGATTTCTCCTTCTGAGTGTGTGGAAATTAAAACCGCCCGTCACGATGCGGTACACTTTTAAACTTCAGTTGTCGGTGTGGTCACTCGCTGAACCGCTTTCTGTCTTGTTGAGTGTTTTTCGAAGCCTAAATACAGGCCGCGGCATTTGGAACAGGTCGGACAATTACATctaattttcatcatttcagcGACATATTATAGTAGTTAGATTGCTGATAGACACA of Lineus longissimus chromosome 17, tnLinLong1.2, whole genome shotgun sequence contains these proteins:
- the LOC135501881 gene encoding prolow-density lipoprotein receptor-related protein 1-like — encoded protein: MARFYVLAIGFGLVLLLFSYADCKSTEAKLELCEQPDHIPCKNGTGCFNKKYKCDDTEDCADGSDERQCPGQVKCHSGQFLCTDGRKCIPFSWRCDGEKDCADDSDEVLCNAKILCNSDEFRCDNKSGCFPLLWKCDGERQCSDKSDEVGCSPCKSNEFFCRETKSCIAGSWQCDGERDCLDGLDEVGCPDVIQCDSTQFRCDNISCSPLSWRCDGDRDCIDGTDEAGCDNHAQCKSTEFLCGEEKKCIPSSWKCDGEDDCQGGVDEVACPDQSQCDSTQFRCRDKKMCLPSSWKCDGMVECSDGSDEADCDETGQCKSTEFLCSKEKKCIRNSWKCDGENDCLDGVDEVGCSDQIQCDSTKFRCDNRSCLPLRWKCDGDQDCADGTDEDNCTMTVQCKSTEFLCGQENKCIPNLWKCDGANDCLDGADEVGCPDQIQCDSTKFRCDNRSCLPLRWKCDGDQDCADGADEDDCTTTVQCNSTEFLCGQEKKCIPIRWKCDREDDCIDGLDEVGCALEIQCNSTEFRCDNRSCLPLRWKCDGDEDCADGTDEDDCTTTVHECESTEFLCRQEKKCIPNPWKCDGEEDCTDGADELTCD